Part of the Bacillus sp. THAF10 genome is shown below.
GACAACCATTCCTGCGGCAGTTATCTGTCTTGTGTTTTTTAGCTTTATTGGAAATGGTGAAAATACCGGAGGAACTGGGGGATTTTCTGAGCTTCCGATGGTGTTAAAGGAAGAGAGGATGGTTAGTATTTGGGCATTGTTGCCTGCTGTCCTTATGTTTACGGCAGCACTCAAGCGAATTCCAGCTATTTTTGTTATGCTAATTGGCATCATCGCAGGGGCAATTATGGTCTTCATCCTGCACCCTAGTGTTAGTGTCTCTGAGCTTATGGGTGTGATGCAAAATGGGTACCAAGGGCAAACAGGGAATGAAGCAGTGGATAGCATTCTCACACAAGGTGGAATTCAAAAAATGATGTGGTCCGTATCATTAGTGCTTCTAACACTAAGTATGGGCGGGCTGATTCAACAGCTGAAAGTGATGGAGAGTTTACTTGATGCCATTCGTTCTTTGCTTGTTTCCACAGGAAGACTTTTCCTTGCCACTGTTTTTACAGCAATTGGCGTCAATATCACGATAGGAGAGCAATATATGTCCATCATTTTGACAGGACAGGCGTTTGAGTCCGAATTTGATAAGCAAGGAATCGAGAGGAAAAATCTTGCGAGGGTGTTGGAGGATGCAGGAACAGTTATCAACCCGCTAATTCCTTACGGAGTAAGTGGAGCTTTTATGGCAAGTACACTTGGTGTTCCAGTTTTAGATTATCTGCCATTCGCCTTATTTTGCTTAGTTAGTCCATTATTGAGCTTGTTTTATGGATTTACTGGGATTAGTATAGAAAAAAGAACGTAAAAAAAGCGCCGGACTGCATACCGGCGCTTTTTAGTATTGCAAGCGATCTATATCATTATACAGAGGCTTATTTTTATTATAAATTTCCCTGTAAAGTTCATAGTGCTCTTCATATTTTACGACGCTTCTCACATTAGGAAAAACTTCATGTTTTATTTTTATGAAGTCTTTAATCTCTTCAAGGGTGTTTACCTTGCCTAAGGCCATTAACCCTAACCAGGCTGCTCCCCATGCTGTAGCATGTTCTGTAGAGGGAAGCTTAACGGTTTTCCTAAAGATATCAGCTGTCATTTGGACCCATAAGGTTGAGTCAGCATAGCTTCCACTAACCACAAGACCACTACCCATACCGTAATTTCCAGAAATAGAATCGTAAATTTCATACATATTAAAAATAACACCTTCCATGGCGCTACGAATCATATCTGCACTCGTATGAGTAAGTGTCAATCCTAGCCAGCCCCCTTTAGCTTTGGCATTCCATTTAGGGGCTCTTTCTCCACTAAGATAAGGTAGGAAAAATAACCCGTTCGCTCCTGCAGAGGAATTGGCAGCTAATGCTTCTAAGTCCATGATCTCGATCGTTTCTTTCTTGGTTAAGCTTGAGAATTGCCGTGCAAGCCAATGCATGATAGACATGCCATTGTTTGAAGCACCTCCAACGACTCGTAAGCTTTCTGTAAAAGCATATTGAAAGGTACGTTGCTCTAAATCGACGACATGCTCGTTTGTAAACCTTCTGATTGCACTGCTAGTGCCTATTGACAAAGCGGTGTCATGTACACCTGTTGCTCCTATACCAATATTGGCATGAACACCATTTGTTGCTCCGATGATAATGGGGGTTGCCTTGGAAACTCCTATTTCGTCTGCAATGGAAGTGTTTAATGCTTCTAGCTGATGGGTGCAGGGAACAAGGGTAGATAATTGAGATTCATTTATACCTGCAATCGTAAGGGCATCAGAATTCCACTTTAAGGTATGTAAATCCAATAGACCTGTTGCAGAAGCAGTGGAAATATCGACCTGCCAGGTTCCACACCATTTATATAAAATGTATTCTTTTATGGAAACAAATCGAGCTGATTGATAATAAGGAGGATAGTTTGCTTCTTTCATCCAAACTAACTTTACAAAAGGGGACATTGGGTGAATAGGGGTCCCTGTTTGTTCATAAAGCCCTCGTCCATAGGATTCCTTCATAATTCCAGCCTGAGAATAGCTCCGTTTATCTTCCCAGGTGAGCATAGGAGAAATAGGGTCATTTTCTTCATTGATACAGATCAAGCTGTGCATGGGAGAGGAAAAAGTTATCCCAATAATGTCCGATATGTTTATATTCTGTTGTTTGATGCTATGCTTCAGAGCTGCTCTCGTTGCATGTTCCACTTCATGGGGACTCTGTTCTGCGTAACTTGATTTTGGTCTATATGTAGAATAACTGCAAGTGTATTCAGAAATAACCTGTCCATCTCTTGTAAAGACGATAGACTTTACTAAGCTTGTGCTAATATCGATTCCAATCATGTATTTGCTCATCTTTGTTCACCTATCATCTTTAGAATATAACCTTAGTTTAAACGGAGATGCATGTGAATATCAATGTAGAAGATGAATCATCATCATACAGACGGAAAGTAGGTAATTTTCAGTATATTCTGTTACAAAAGTAGGAGTTATCAAAAAGTTATACACAATTAAAACCCTTGATATGCGGGATATACACAAGTTTATTCACACTATCCACATGCATGTGAACAAGTTTGTTAACAAAATGTAATATTCAGAAAGTAAAATTCGTATAAAAGCATCGTGCGGACAACCATCCGCACGATACTTCTCACATACAGACTATCTAAACGTATCCTTTTTACTGTTGCGCGTAATTCCAGCAGCGGATGCACGTGCCTGTGCTTCTAATATTTCATTATCCGCACCATGCTCATGCGCAAATTCAGTATCCTGTGCAGGCTTCTTCATGTTCTTAGGTACTTGTGGCAGAGATGCTTTACTTTTGCTTCTAGATCCACGGGAACGTCCCATTCGATGCCCTCCAAGAAAATACGTGATGGACTATAATCCAGTCCTCCTCATTAGAATCACCTACAGATGCGAGGAACATAGCCGGTATTTGTTGGACAAAAAAACCTTCCTAATTAAAGGAAGGTTATCTCGGTTTATCTGTATATCCACCAACACGGTCGGCCATTCTGAATTCTCGCGAATATGTAACTGCTTGTGACTTGCTTAAAGAACTTTTCGTTTTCTCACGACGTTTCTTCTCATTCATCTGCAATCCCTCCTTCGCACTTGAATCTAATAACATTCTTCACTAAATGATGGAAAAATATACAAAAATCCCACTCCAATAAGGGAGTGGGATAACATGTTTACGCTTCTTTTAAATGATGCTCTTCATGAAGTACTTCATGTCCAGTACGCAGTTTATAGAGTGTGTATTGATCACGAGAGATTTCATAAAGGTTGTAAATGTCTTCCCCATGATTAATTTCATCTAAGAGGCTTTTACGTGTCTCATTAGCTAATACAACGTAAGGAAGCTTTTCTGCTGCTTTGGTAGAACGAACATTAACTTTACGAATACGCATAAAAATTGATTTAATATCGAGCTCGTAAAAAAGCTCTTCAAAAAATTGATCTTTCGCAACTTGATTGTAGCCTTTCCCGTGGAAAGGCTTGCCGAGCCAAGTGCCAAGAAAGCCAGCGCCCTCTTGTACGTCAAACAGATTGATTGTTCCAATTGGAGTGCCCCACTCATCAAGAATGGTCCGTGAAATCAATTCTCCGCGATCTTCCGCTTCGATGGTTTGCTTTGTAAGAAAAAGAAACTCATCATAGGAATACGCTTTATGTCGCACAAAAGGGAAGACTTCGGGGTGCACCATTAACTCATAAAGAGTTTGAGATTCTTGGAAATCACGTTTTTTGAGCATGTCTAACCCTCCAATTGAGGGCAGAAATGTCACGTTAACGTGAAGACTGACCCACCCTCGAAATTTTTTAAATTACAAAAAATTTCGGGGTGGGAATCGAACCCACTAGAACCAGTTTACCTGGTGGCGCACCATTTGCCTTCCCTAACATTTAAAAACTTGTTAGTTGATTAAATTTTGTTTACCTTCGTATCATACTCGATTTTATTTAAAAAAGATACAACTTTTTTGTTAATTTTTTTGGTAAATTATTTCACCGTCAATCATTGTCATAACAGGCTTTGCAAGGAATTGGAAGGGGTGGTGAGACCATAGAACTAAGTCGGCATCTTTCCCTGTTTCTATACTCCCAACTCTGTCAGAAACATTAAGGTGTTTGGCAGCAGTTATCGTAATTCCTTCTAATGCTTTTTGCTCATCTAGTCCCTCCCGAACAGCAAGGGCAGCACACACATTTAGATACTGTACAGGAGTATAAGGGTGATCTGTGGTAATGGAAACCTGCACTCCTTGTTCCGATAATGCTTGATAGGTTTTCCAGCTTTTATTTTTCAGTTCGATTTTTGATTTTCTAGTCATGGTTGGTCCAATACACACTTGAAGGTTGCTTCCTGCAAGTTCATTGGCAATTAAATGACCCTCTGTACAATGTTCAATGGTAAAGCGAAGGTTAAATTCTTCAGCAAACCTCATAGCAGAAATGATGTCATCTGCACGGTGAGCATGAATGCGCACAGGGATTTTTCTCTCTAGAGCCATGACAATTGGTTTTATCCGAAGACTATCGGCATTATCAAAATGCATGGCATGGTAGAAGGCTTCCCTAAGCATTCCCATGATACCCATCCTTGTAATAGAATCCTTATTACCTTGACTGTGAATGCGTTTTGGATTTTCCCCAAATGCCATTTTTAGTCCTGCCGTTTCCTGAAGAAGCATTTTAGAGATATTCACTCCATGAGTTTTAATGACCGAAGTGGTTCCTCCAATTACATTTGCGCTTCCGGGTAAGATTTGGACAGTTGTGACTCCATTTTGAATAGCATCCTGAAAGCCTTGATCTAGAGGGTGAACACCATCTAATGCCCGAATATGCGGCGTAAGCACCTCGATTGTTTCATTGGCATCATTCCCAGCCCAGCCTGTTCCTTCGTCATACAGTCCTAAATGTGTATGAACGTCAATAAATCCAGGAAACAAATACTTCTCGTGACATTCAACGAGCTGAGCATTTTGAGGTATCTCCAGCTTTTGACCAATAGCTTTAATTTTCCCATTTTCCGTTATGACATCTGCTCCGTACAAAGGCTTGGATGTGATTGGATAAACGGTAGCATTTTTAAACATTATCATTCCCATATATGGCTCCTAAATTTTGTCGTTACTTTGATTGTAATATTTCGGACAGAGCATCATCAAGATGTGAATAAAAGAAATTATAGCCCTGAGCCTGTAATTTTTCAGGAAGCACCTTTTGTCCCTCCAAAACTAAGACGCTCATTTCCCCTAAAGCGGCTTTCAATACAAAACCTGGTGTCGGAAACCAATGTGGTCGACCCATCACCCTGCCTAAGATTTTACCAAATTCCTTCATTTTTTTGGGGTGTGGGGCTGTGACATTAACTGCTCCTTCTATAGAAGCATTCTCAAGGCAAAAGGTAATTGCGCCAGCCACATCCTTGATATGTACCCAAGACATCCACTGTTCCCCGGAGCCAATTTTACCTCCAGCAAACATTTTATAAGGAAGAAGCATTTTGGGAAGTGCCCCTTCTTCTTTATCAAGGATGATTCCAAACCGCGTGAATACAACCCTTACTCCTTGGGTCTTGGCTTGTTCAGCTTCCTTTTCCCAAGCATAAACAGTTGATGCAAGAAAATCGCTTCCAGGTTCGGTTGTTTTTTCTGTAAATGTTTCGGTTTCTGAGGTGCCATAATAGCCAATGGCACTAGCGTTTATTAGCGTTTTAGGCTTTTTTTGGAGGGCTGCAATGATTCTGTTTATTTCTTTAGTGGAAGTAATACGACTTTCAACAATTTTCTGTTTTTGTTCGGCTGTCCAACGGCCGCTGTTTATGGATTCTCCTGCAAGGTTAACAAAGGCGTCCATCTCTTCTAGTTCCATCTCAGGCTTTGCGGATTGGTGTAGCCATTCAACATACGTAACATGGGCTTTTTCCTTTTTATTCGAGCTGTTTCGAGTTAAAATATAAATAGAATGCCCTAGGTTTATTAAGTGATCCGTTAGTGCGTCTCCAACTAGACCTGTACCTCCAGCAATGGCGATTTTCATAAAAAACATCCTCTCAAAGTAAACTTACCTACTATATTAGTTCTTTTCCCTAAATATCCTGCCCCTAGTACAAGTAAATGTGCTTAATGAAAAGGAGTGAGCGTATTGAGCGTCATTACTAAAATTTCTGTACAGCAAAAAAACAAAGAACGGTTTAATATTTTTTTGGATGAGGAATATGCATTTGCGGTTTATGAATCCACCTTGTTAAAGTATCACCTTGCAAAAGGGAAGGAACTTGATGAACTCGAAATCGAAGAGATACTTTATACAGATCAAATTAACAAAGCCTATACTTCCGCTGTTCATTATCTATCCTTTCGAATGAGAACGGAAAAGGAAATAGGCGAATACTTAAGAGAAAAAGAGTACGAAGACTTTGTCGCAAAAGAGATTGTAGTAAAGCTTAAAGAGCAAGGGTATTTAAATGATAAGGAGTTTGCCGTTGCCTATGTCAGAACCCAAGTGAACACCACACAAAAGGGCAGAGGAGTAATCGAACAGGAGCTTTATGAAAAAGGCGTGGATAAAGCGTTGGTGGTAGAGGCACTCGAAGCAGAATATTCACAAGAGCAAGAGCTTGAGCATGCGGTGAAGCTTGTAATGAAAAACGCCCCAAAATATAAAAAAGGTGCCTATAAGGTGATGATTCAAAAAATAGAGAGTGCGCTTGTTAGGAAAGGGTACAGTTTCGATGTGATAAAGCTGGCATTAGAAGAGGCTCAATTGCAGGAAGAACCATCTGAAGAGTGGGAGGCACTCACACAGCAGGCAGAAAAGGTTCACCGAAAATACAAAAGCTTGGAAGGGTACGAATATGTAATGAAAGTAAAAAGCGCTCTTTATCGTAAAGGCTTTACCATGGACATGATTGATCAGTGGCTTGAAAATGAAGAAAGGCTGTGAGAATTTATATCACAGCCTTTGATTCGTTAAACTTGGATAGAGGATTCTTCATCCTGTTCTGCGATGGTTTTTGCAACCTCAGCTGGCGATTTTAACCGAGATTTATCTTTGATATGATCTGTTTCATTCCAAAAAGGAGTATCCATCCCACCCATGTACGTAGCAGTTACCTTTACTACTCCTTCTAATTCCTTTTGAAGGCTTTCTGTAAATCCACGCACAGCAAACTTACTCGCAACATAAACGCTCTCATTTATCTTGCCTTTTTGACCTGCAGTGGAGATGATGTTCATTATTTTTGGATCTTTTTGCAGAAGTAAATGAGGTAGAAGTTCTTTTGTTAAATAGATTGTTCCAAGGACATTTGTTTGAATAGCTATATGTATCTCTTCATAATTTAGCTCCTCTAGAGGACCAAAGCAGCCAGCACCTGCATTGTTTAAAAGGTAGCAGATGGAATGTTTGTTTGTGATTTCAACAATGGTTTCCTGCACTTGAGTAAGGTTGGAAACATCAAGTTGGTAACAGAAAGCTGTTCCTCCGCTTTTGGTAATTTCTTCTGCAACAGCTTGCAAAGGTGCAAGTCTTCTTCCTGTAAGTAAGATGGTATGACCAGATTTTCCATAATGAAGGGCAAGCTCCTTACCAAGGCCAGTTCCTGCACCGGTAATTAATATTGTCCGCATCGAATCCCTCTTTTTCTTTTTTGATTTTATAAATCATGCTATGCTTATTTATATAGAAATTATAGGGGGAACGCAAGTGGAACAGGAAAAGCGTTATAGCCAAATGACCTCATATGAGCTACATCAGGAGATTGCAAGTCTAAAGGAAAAAGCTCGTAAAGCAGAACAGCTCGGCATCGTAAACGAGTTTGCTGTGCTGGAACGAAAAATGACAATGGCCAAGGCCTATATGCTGAATCCAGAGGACTTTAAGCCTGGGGCGGTTTATGAAATAGAAGGAGATCCGGGCGTTCATTTTAAGATTACGTATATGAACGGTGTGTTCGCTTGGGGTCATCGAATTCATGGGGAAACAGTTAGCACCGAAGAGGAAGGACTGCCAATTTCGATGCTTGTTAAGATAGATCATTGATTTAGATTCCAATGCGAGACATGTTTTTAGAGTGACTAGAAACCAGACCACATAAGCCCTCTCATACGAAAAAAGCAAAGAGGTTTCATCGCCTCTTTGCTTTTTTACCTTAATCTCCATGTACTTGGAGATCTTTGTTACGATCTTTTTCTCGTTTGTACCTCGAGAATCTGTATGTTTTGAGCTTGTTGGGTTTCACCGTTTACCTGTCTAAACGTGTGTTTGGCGTGCGCATGTGGCTGAGGAAAAGGCTGACTATTTAACGAAAAAGGGTTATTTCTTGATGGCTTGTGGTTTTGTTTTGCCATAATAACGACCTCCTGTTAGATCATCTCACTATGCTAAAATGTGCCGTCTTCTCTTGCTCCGGAAGCACGCATACGTTCTTGAGGATGCGTGTTAATGGTTCCGTTTGCTCGTTTAGATGCATATTCCGCTTTCGCTCTGCCTTCCCCTTCAAACTTATTGTCATTGGGGTTAGGAAAGTTTTTAGATTTATTCCTCATGCTGTTCGCCCCCTTTAAAAAAATAGGTGTTTTATTGAAACACCTAACATTAATATTGGATTTTAGACAGATTTCTATGTAAAGATAAGAGTGTGAATTAAAACCAAGAGAAAAGGGGAATCGTGATGGAACAATATTTTGAGCGTTTAACGGATAGACTGCTCGAAGTAAATCCTTCTTTAACATATGAAAAAGCAAGAACGTGGGTAGAGCTTTTGTGGGAGGATTTTGAAAGTTCTTATGCAAAAGCAGGATATCAGTATAAGGGAAAAGATATGACAGAAAAAATGGTGGTTGGAATCATAGAGCGGCATGGAGATAGGCTGCATGAATTTTTCTCCAACAATCCGAAATACAGTCACTTGTTAAATGGGGATGACTCGATGAAACATTAAAACCGCTCATTTTGGGAGCGGTTTTAATCTATGATGATATCCAGTTTCGTTCGAAGCTTTGCCTCACTAAATATCCAGCCCGTGTAAGAGCTGACAATGTTTAAATTGTGGTCAAGCTGAACAATTGCCACAAATGGATAGTATCCTTTACTTCTATATCTCAAATCAATAAATCGAACCTCATAATGGTCGTCATATTCTTCCACTTCCCATCTATAAACAGGAGAGAAGGATAAAAAGGCAGATACATTGTCGTCAAATTTTGCCGCTTCAATAATGGCATTTTCAGGTAGCGGTACTTTATCGAACGTATCATGAATGAATATTTGGTATTTTACAGCGCGTGCGACATAGAAATTGTCTTCCGTTGTAATGGCCAAATGCCATTGATTCCAATAAAGCGTTGGAGAAATAATAATCTGTTTCACGTCTGGGATTATTTCTCGAACTTGACGCAATACCTTCTTTTGCATTCTAAATCGAAGAACATAATAGATGATTAATATTCCATATATCGCCAAAAAGCTGTATCCTGGATGAAAGCCTACGCCCCATAAAACCAGTCCTACAATATGAAATCCAAAAATAATAGGATCGAATGTGTTAATAATACCAAGAGCTACCCATCTTTTTGTGAAAGGCCTTAAAGCTTGTGTCCCATAAGCGTTGAAAATGTCGACAAAAACATGAAGGATTACGGCTATAAATGTCCAAATCCATAAATAGAGAAAATTAGCCTCTGGCAGAAATAAATAGATGATTGGAGCAATTAACAGAGGCCACAGGCATACTGCAGGGATGGAATGCGTAAGGCCACGATGATTCCTTATATACGTAGCATTCCCTTTCACTTTTAAAATGGTGTCTAGATCAGGAGCCTGTGACCCGATTAGAGCTCCGACCATTATCGCAGTAGCAGTTTCTGGATTGTTTGCAACATATGGATCAATGGTGGCTATCGATCCAAGCGCCAATCCCATAACGATGTGTGTTCCTGTATCCATGTTCGGCCTCCTTTCGGGTAATGATTACAAAAGCTTTTGTTTATCAGTTTTGGTTAAAAGGGGTGTTTTCAAACATGTTAACAAAACAGTTGCATATTTTCATTGAATATCCTATAAAGGAATCAGTAATACAACAATATGAGGATACGATGCTTAGAGTTAATAGACTTATGGGCAATATTGGTGCCAATGAATTTAAATGGTCAAGGGAGTATCTACAAAATGGTGTTGCTGTTTATCGAGAGACATTTTTACTTCCGACAGAAGCCCATTATTATGCATTAAAAGAATTGCGGAGCTCTGCTGAGTGCCTTCCCTTTCATGAACTATCACAATGTATTGATAAAGAAGCGGGATTACCAGTTCAATACCTTGGGCTTAAAATAACCAATGAATATGGAGGATTGTTTTGACACAACATGAACGACTAAAAAATTTTCATATAAATGAATTTCAACATGATTTAATAGCTTGGTTTGAAAAAGAACAAAGAGACCTTCCTTGGCGTAAAGACAAAGACCCCTATAAAGTATGGGTTTCAGAAATTATGCTACAGCAAACAAAAGTCGATACGGTAATTCCTTATTTTAATTCCTTTATCGAGCAATTCCCAAACATACAAAGCCTGGCAGAAGCAGAAGAGGAAAAAGTGTTAAAGGCTTGGGAAGGACTTGGATATTATTCACGTGTCCGGAATCTTCAAAGTGCTGTCAAAGAAGTGCACGAAAGCTATCAGGGAAAGGTACCAAACAATGCAAAAGAAATATCTGCTTTAAAGGGAGTAGGTCCCTATACGACAGGAGCAATATTAAGCATTGCGTATGGAGTACCCGAGCCAGCTGTGGACGGGAATGTTATGAGGGTGTTATCAAGAATTCTCCTCATTGAAGAAGATATCGCAAAGGTGAAAACAAGAAAATTGTTTGAAGAGGTAATTCGAGAATTAATTTCCAAAGAAAATCCCTCCTTTTTTAATCAAGGACTAATGGAACTAGGAGCTTTAGTATGTACACCAACGTCACCTTCTTGCTTGCTTTGCCCTGTTCGAGAGCATTGCAGAGCATTTCATCAAGGAAAGCAACGAGAGCTTCCTGTAAAAACAAAAAAGAAATCCACTAAGCAGGTTGCGCTTGTAGCTGCCATTTTAAAGGATGAACAAGGGCGCTATCTCATTCATAAAAGGGCGAGTGATGGTTTATTGGCCAATCTCTGGGAGTTTCCAAACTTTGTGAAAATAGATGAATTAGGAACTCCAAAACAACAATTACAAGCTTTAGTTTCCTCGGAATATGGCATAAATATTTTATTGGGAGACTTTCTTTGTGACATCAATCATGTCTTTTCCCATTTAGTATGGAATGTAGGTGTGTATGATGGAACATGGACAGGTGAAATTCCAAAAGAATCCCAACTAAAGGCCGTAACGGAAGAGGAAATGAAACAATACGCATTTCCTGTTTCACATTTGAACATGTGGAAGGAATATAAAAATCAGCAAGAAGCTGCCCCTAAGCTATAATCTGGGGCAGCTTTTGTTGTTTAGGATACTTATGGTAGCAGCGTCCAGCTCCATGCGCCAGCGACTAGCAAACTTCCCTCGCCTCCTTACGATAAGGCAACACGAAAAAGCTTACGCTCTTCGTGTTTTCTTTATCTCATACGGCTCAGTGCCACGAAAAGTGAAGCGGCTCGTTTAGCTCCGACAAGCATAAGACAGCTTTCTGTAGGAGGCTGTTCTTGCCTCCGGAGGAAAGAGGGCTTATGACTCGAGGAGCTAGCCGCTGCAACTAGACAAAGTTTGTACGTCGCAAAACGGGCGCATTCCGCTTTTGTTGTTAATCATAACTAATATGTGTTCCATGGGTCCAATCAGCCTCGTGGCGTTGAAAGCCTCCACGTGCTTCAATTTCTTTTACAATTTCTCGATGAATGCTTTGTCCTTCCTCATTTAAATAAGGAACCATTTGCTGAAGAGAATGGTGAAAATAGGCAAGCTCTTCGTCCCGCCATTCTTTCTTGGATGTCATTGATAGCTCCGTCATATCTCGCCCAACATACATATATTCCGCCACCTTACTAATCATGTTATGCTTTTATTG
Proteins encoded:
- the mutY gene encoding A/G-specific adenine glycosylase, whose product is MTQHERLKNFHINEFQHDLIAWFEKEQRDLPWRKDKDPYKVWVSEIMLQQTKVDTVIPYFNSFIEQFPNIQSLAEAEEEKVLKAWEGLGYYSRVRNLQSAVKEVHESYQGKVPNNAKEISALKGVGPYTTGAILSIAYGVPEPAVDGNVMRVLSRILLIEEDIAKVKTRKLFEEVIRELISKENPSFFNQGLMELGALVCTPTSPSCLLCPVREHCRAFHQGKQRELPVKTKKKSTKQVALVAAILKDEQGRYLIHKRASDGLLANLWEFPNFVKIDELGTPKQQLQALVSSEYGINILLGDFLCDINHVFSHLVWNVGVYDGTWTGEIPKESQLKAVTEEEMKQYAFPVSHLNMWKEYKNQQEAAPKL